A single genomic interval of Lucilia cuprina isolate Lc7/37 chromosome 2, ASM2204524v1, whole genome shotgun sequence harbors:
- the LOC111676873 gene encoding uncharacterized protein LOC111676873 isoform X2, which yields MNFNHSSTISSTTNFRSEYSIAPNDETCGDSSYNCTFSRPSRHDIRMMAGLKIFAFILMRVWCKGRKEIKQLKQSIEDLKDICMRSENQMRVYSTLMRVEQSRNSELTAQLKRTLNNLKRKTASYEITAIKLSNLKANKVLLEHELKNRYEEYEVLHEVLSQTKTELFRSMMEQRSLQMELCKSQRCVQSLEIEKNGLIMQICNLKKEHRSIEEQLNVNDNKLIEVKDSVEECQPKLIDTQNFRQIAKFICYRKTKQCKKPVLTTFSFVLGTFPEISKIYLTLCSCFNLVSIARHAATFDKIHIKVNLID from the exons ATGAATTTTAATCATTCAAGTACCATCAGTTCAACCACAAATTTCAGATCCGAATACAGTATTGCACCTAATGATGAAACCTGTGGCGATAGCAGTTACAATTGTACCTTCAGTCGTCCCAGCAGACATGATATTAGAATGATGGCGGGTTTAAAGATATTTGCCTTTATACTGATGCGCGTTTGGTGCAAAGGGAGAAAGGAAatcaaacaattaaaacaatctATCGAAGATTTAAAAGATATC TGTATGAGATCGGAAAATCAAATGCGTGTCTACAGCACTTTAATGCGAGTAGAACAAAGTCGAAACAGTGAACTGACAGCACAGTTGAAAAGAACTTTGAATAATTTGAAACGCAAAACAGCATCCTACGAAATCACTGCAATAAAATTATCCAATTTAAAGGCAAATAAAGTTCTATTGGAACATGAACTCAAAAATAGATACGAGGAATATGAAGTCCTGCATGAAGTTTTGTCAcaaaccaaaactgaactattCCGATCCATGATGGAACAAAGAAGTTTACAAATGGAACTTTGCAAATCGCAGCGCTGTGTGCAGTCGttggaaattgaaaaaaatggtcTCATAATGCAG ATATGTAACCTTAAAAAAGAGCATCGTTCAATCGAAGAACAGTTAAATGTTAATGATAATAAACTTATTGAAGTCAAAGACTCGGTGGAGGAATGTCAACCAAAATTAATAGATACTCAAaa TTTCCgacaaattgccaaatttatATGTTACAGAAAGACAAAACAGTGCAAAAAGCCAGTCCTCACAACGTTTAGCTTTGTACTGGGCACGTTTCCTGAAATATCCAAAATATACCTTACGTTGTGTTCATGTTTTAACTTGGTATCTATTGCCCGCCATGCCGCCACCTTCGACAAAATTCACATAAAAGTTAATCTTAttgattaa
- the LOC111676864 gene encoding short-chain dehydrogenase/reductase family 16C member 6, protein MTVNMKSQLLHMENPARAILQFLLDLIIFSMKSIFYILESLYYTVLPDRFRKLKDVSGQVVLITGGGGGVGRLIALNFAKLNARIVIWDINQEALKTTINLLAQNGHHNCKGYVVDISNREEVYERAAQTVNEVGHVDILVNNAGIVCCKPFWDLPDRVIQSTYNINIISHYWTVKAFLPHMMQHNRGHIVTVGSVTGMLGTYGCSDYSATKYACIGFHESLLTDLKTHGYDNIHMTLICPYYINTGMFSGVQPRMFPMLEPQYVADQITSAVRKNETWCVLPNSIRTFTPLKCLLPAKMCWELMSRVIRGPESMMMFQGRGRVAAG, encoded by the exons ATGACAGTCAATATGAAATCTCAACTATTGCACATGGAAAATCCGGCCAGAGCTATTTTACAGTTTCTTTTGGAtttgataatattttcaatgaaatcaatattttatatattggaatcattatattataCAGTACTACCAGACCGTTTTCGTAAACTAAAG gATGTTTCTGGTCAGGTCGTCTTAATTACTGGAGGTGGCGGAGGTGTAGGACGTCTAATAGCCCTGAATTTTGCCAAATTAAATGCTCGCATTGTAATATGGGATATAAATCAAGAAG CGTTAAAAACAACCATAAATCTGTTGGCCCAGAATGGTCATCACAACTGCAAGGGATATGTTGTTGACATTTCAAATCGGGAGGAAGTGTATGAAAGGGCTGCGCAAACAGTTAACGAAGTGGGTCATGTCGACATACTAGTCAATAATGCTGGTATTGTGTGTTGTAAACCATTTTGGGATCTTCCCGATCGCGTCATTCAAAGTACatacaacataaatattatatcGCACTATTGGACTGTTAAAGCGTTCTTGCCACACATGATGCAGCATAATCGTGGTCATATTGTAACCGTTGGCTCTGTGACTGGAATGTTAGGCACATATGGTTGCTCAGATTACAGCGCTACAAAATATGCCTGCATTGGTTTTCACGAGAGTCTTTTGACCGATCTCAAGACTCACGGTTACGATAATATCCATATGACTTTGATATGTCCATATTACATAAATACAGGAATGTTTTCGGGTGTGCAACCTCGCATGTTTCCCATGTTGGAACCTCAATATGTGGCTGATCAAATAACATCAGCTGTCCGTAAGAACGAAACATGGTGTGTACTGCCAAATTCAATACGTACATTTACACCTCTAAAATG ttTATTACCAGCTAAAATGTGTTGGGAACTGATGTCTCGAGTTATTCGTGGACCCGAGTCAATGATGATGTTTCAAGGACGTGGTCGTGTAGCTGCTggctaa
- the LOC111676873 gene encoding uncharacterized protein LOC111676873 isoform X1 — protein MNFNHSSTISSTTNFRSEYSIAPNDETCGDSSYNCTFSRPSRHDIRMMAGLKIFAFILMRVWCKGRKEIKQLKQSIEDLKDICMRSENQMRVYSTLMRVEQSRNSELTAQLKRTLNNLKRKTASYEITAIKLSNLKANKVLLEHELKNRYEEYEVLHEVLSQTKTELFRSMMEQRSLQMELCKSQRCVQSLEIEKNGLIMQICNLKKEHRSIEEQLNVNDNKLIEVKDSVEECQPKLIDTQKDYIFNDFANPTTVSDKLPNLYVTERQNSAKSQSSQRLALYWARFLKYPKYTLRCVHVLTWYLLPAMPPPSTKFT, from the exons ATGAATTTTAATCATTCAAGTACCATCAGTTCAACCACAAATTTCAGATCCGAATACAGTATTGCACCTAATGATGAAACCTGTGGCGATAGCAGTTACAATTGTACCTTCAGTCGTCCCAGCAGACATGATATTAGAATGATGGCGGGTTTAAAGATATTTGCCTTTATACTGATGCGCGTTTGGTGCAAAGGGAGAAAGGAAatcaaacaattaaaacaatctATCGAAGATTTAAAAGATATC TGTATGAGATCGGAAAATCAAATGCGTGTCTACAGCACTTTAATGCGAGTAGAACAAAGTCGAAACAGTGAACTGACAGCACAGTTGAAAAGAACTTTGAATAATTTGAAACGCAAAACAGCATCCTACGAAATCACTGCAATAAAATTATCCAATTTAAAGGCAAATAAAGTTCTATTGGAACATGAACTCAAAAATAGATACGAGGAATATGAAGTCCTGCATGAAGTTTTGTCAcaaaccaaaactgaactattCCGATCCATGATGGAACAAAGAAGTTTACAAATGGAACTTTGCAAATCGCAGCGCTGTGTGCAGTCGttggaaattgaaaaaaatggtcTCATAATGCAG ATATGTAACCTTAAAAAAGAGCATCGTTCAATCGAAGAACAGTTAAATGTTAATGATAATAAACTTATTGAAGTCAAAGACTCGGTGGAGGAATGTCAACCAAAATTAATAGATACTCAAaa AgattatatatttaatgattttgcTAATCCAACGACAGTTTCCgacaaattgccaaatttatATGTTACAGAAAGACAAAACAGTGCAAAAAGCCAGTCCTCACAACGTTTAGCTTTGTACTGGGCACGTTTCCTGAAATATCCAAAATATACCTTACGTTGTGTTCATGTTTTAACTTGGTATCTATTGCCCGCCATGCCGCCACCTTCGACAAAATTCACATAA